The following are encoded together in the Paludisphaera mucosa genome:
- a CDS encoding serine/threonine-protein kinase has product MMAESESTNGDPYRFRIGSYGILHPLGTGGMSSVYRAVHLETGHEVALKVLPTAMARNSTVLKRFVAEARSAESLQHPNIVQIYDRGSDDGRYYLVLEYINGGDLHEYVQHQGPLPAAEAVGLVEQVVRGLEYAASRGVIHRDVKPSNLLRTPLGEVKITDLGLALRPESEDERVTREGTTVGTVDYMAPEQARDSRATSFQSDIYSLGCTFHYLLTGLPPFPGGDITEKLTRHARTPPPDVRELRPDLPPALAAAVLRMLAKKPEDRFPSYAELLRSLRAIDGDESSVALVPIDEETTAVRPARDRGAFPVRDLPELRPNSSLPEISLAALAPEIVGTAPAGARAPGFGPSALPNLVAIPPTPAALPQSASLGPRSAPVSEHAWIVRCCLIGGLVIVLVIGMDLILRPFPNNNPSERFPEPSSSAVVKIRGGEQATTVPFAAGGAPDVGHARKPAPPPAPRREEGSPPAWTEPVDASEPVRPMKAYPSGVLAAYLPAWAREPIPQTVDGPKTVVRRASDGREPGAVASLRLGLDVPRGVVELADVGPFPIDDLRVPGESRLIRAQPGYRAVVRIEAPGIDAVRALPGVFTLDGRSLILDSLDLVVNVRELGMNQRALFHGSGFQLTLRNCTVTIVNPLSSPFVFARSDDAAGRPSRIRIEDSLIRGDVASLFELNRGPVEVVALRSILAAEGPIVRTPDAKRQSEHRFFALGSAMGCRGPLVDLNGGPKSDAATRRLRIRAFDCVFGRFAGPGISSLTSSDVAEAVLDQQLDWLGANNLFAGWDGYFSSGPEHTIRSRSLAAFCSTWSSDLGASREQPLEWPEISAIADVTASGLKPFLPGWEELIAHVAQPRPFLMARTLLDFRPLLEPTVAPPGGPIPAGAVELTFDADAASTWNGDLGAFLRDHGGEPGGRLRVRVSGSGSRPFTPVRFPAGATVEIVVEKAVPAKAGPRVENRVDTSDDRPAGSEKAPLIFTPVATAQGDALLALEGGCLSLAGLRFRVEDPSRAPALIRVDDGSLAMHRCELIAPRTLDQPPPTLISFRAATTRPRPSPPPDPPIVGVADRPVCLLTECVLATSGDALRIEIGLGRVALSQCVVAARGDAFTLIPARVARSRFAADLTTDRCTVATARAAVRMSAWPGESPGPDRPWVISSKNTAFVDLSDRTPRESVLFRADPECFAQGQAFWRQNNDAIEVFGFAAAGEAPLPNRTRDVFAQWVDLWGRDHVVDVTGPRPGATSPSVRLIGRPRPGRIEAVDLLLDPNHHVGRPRLSVGADPSVFDLGRRPVAARLH; this is encoded by the coding sequence ATGATGGCCGAGAGCGAATCGACCAACGGCGATCCCTACCGGTTCCGGATCGGGAGCTACGGGATCCTGCACCCCCTGGGGACGGGGGGGATGAGCTCGGTCTATCGCGCGGTCCACCTGGAGACCGGCCACGAGGTCGCGCTCAAGGTCTTGCCGACCGCCATGGCGCGGAACTCGACGGTCCTCAAGCGGTTCGTCGCCGAGGCCCGCAGCGCCGAGTCGCTCCAGCATCCCAACATCGTCCAGATCTACGACCGCGGGAGCGACGACGGCCGTTATTACCTGGTGCTCGAATACATCAACGGGGGCGACCTCCACGAGTACGTCCAGCATCAGGGGCCGCTGCCGGCCGCCGAGGCGGTCGGCCTCGTCGAGCAGGTGGTGCGGGGCCTGGAATACGCCGCGTCCCGGGGCGTGATCCATCGCGACGTCAAGCCGTCGAACCTGCTGCGGACGCCGCTGGGAGAGGTCAAGATCACCGACCTGGGCCTGGCCCTCCGCCCCGAGTCCGAGGACGAGCGCGTGACGCGCGAGGGGACGACGGTCGGCACGGTCGACTACATGGCCCCCGAACAGGCCCGCGACAGCCGCGCGACGAGCTTCCAGAGCGACATCTACTCGCTGGGCTGCACCTTCCACTACCTGCTGACGGGTCTGCCGCCGTTCCCGGGCGGCGACATCACCGAGAAGCTGACGAGGCACGCGCGGACGCCCCCGCCGGACGTCCGCGAGCTGCGGCCCGACCTGCCCCCGGCCCTCGCGGCGGCCGTCCTGCGGATGCTGGCCAAGAAGCCCGAGGACCGCTTCCCCAGCTACGCGGAGCTGCTCCGATCCCTGCGCGCGATCGACGGCGACGAGTCGAGCGTGGCCCTGGTGCCGATCGACGAGGAGACGACGGCCGTCCGCCCCGCGCGGGATCGCGGCGCCTTCCCGGTTCGCGACCTCCCCGAGCTGCGTCCCAACTCGTCGCTGCCGGAGATCTCCCTCGCCGCCCTCGCCCCCGAGATCGTGGGGACGGCCCCGGCCGGCGCGCGTGCGCCCGGCTTCGGCCCGTCGGCGCTCCCGAACCTGGTCGCGATCCCCCCCACGCCGGCCGCGCTGCCGCAGTCGGCCTCGCTGGGGCCGCGGTCCGCGCCGGTGTCGGAGCACGCCTGGATCGTCCGCTGCTGCCTGATCGGCGGGCTCGTCATCGTGCTAGTCATCGGCATGGACCTGATCCTCCGGCCCTTCCCCAACAACAATCCGTCGGAGCGATTCCCCGAGCCCTCGTCGTCGGCCGTCGTGAAGATCAGGGGCGGGGAGCAAGCCACGACCGTCCCATTCGCCGCCGGGGGCGCCCCGGATGTGGGCCACGCCCGGAAGCCCGCGCCGCCCCCGGCGCCGAGGCGCGAGGAGGGCTCGCCCCCGGCCTGGACCGAGCCCGTCGACGCCTCCGAGCCGGTGCGGCCGATGAAGGCCTATCCCTCGGGCGTGCTCGCGGCGTACCTCCCGGCCTGGGCCCGGGAGCCGATCCCGCAGACGGTCGACGGCCCGAAGACGGTCGTCCGGCGGGCGTCCGACGGTCGCGAGCCCGGGGCCGTCGCCTCGCTCCGCCTGGGCCTCGACGTGCCGCGCGGGGTGGTCGAGCTGGCCGACGTGGGGCCCTTTCCGATCGACGACCTGCGCGTCCCCGGCGAGTCGCGGCTGATCCGCGCGCAGCCGGGATACCGGGCCGTCGTGCGGATCGAGGCGCCGGGGATCGACGCCGTGCGGGCGCTGCCCGGCGTCTTCACGCTCGACGGCCGCAGCCTGATCCTCGACTCGCTGGACCTGGTCGTCAACGTCCGCGAGTTGGGCATGAATCAGCGCGCCCTCTTCCACGGCTCGGGCTTCCAGTTGACCCTGCGGAACTGCACGGTCACGATCGTCAACCCCCTGAGCTCGCCCTTCGTCTTCGCGAGGTCCGACGACGCCGCCGGGCGGCCGTCGCGGATCCGGATCGAGGACAGCCTGATCCGCGGCGACGTCGCGTCGCTGTTCGAGCTGAATCGGGGGCCGGTCGAGGTGGTCGCCTTGCGATCGATCCTGGCGGCCGAGGGGCCGATCGTGCGGACCCCCGACGCGAAGCGGCAGTCCGAGCACCGATTCTTCGCCCTCGGCTCGGCGATGGGCTGCCGCGGCCCGCTCGTCGACCTGAACGGCGGCCCGAAGTCCGACGCGGCGACGCGACGGCTCCGCATCCGCGCCTTCGACTGCGTCTTCGGCCGATTCGCCGGCCCGGGGATCTCCAGCCTGACGTCCAGCGACGTCGCCGAGGCGGTCCTGGACCAGCAGCTCGACTGGCTGGGGGCGAACAACCTGTTCGCCGGCTGGGACGGCTATTTCTCCAGCGGGCCCGAGCACACGATCCGATCGCGGAGCCTCGCCGCGTTTTGTTCCACGTGGAGCAGCGACCTGGGGGCCTCGCGGGAACAGCCCCTGGAATGGCCCGAGATCTCCGCGATCGCCGACGTGACGGCGTCCGGCCTCAAGCCGTTCCTCCCCGGCTGGGAAGAGCTGATCGCGCACGTCGCCCAGCCCCGGCCGTTCCTGATGGCCCGGACGCTGCTCGACTTTCGCCCCCTCCTTGAACCGACGGTCGCCCCCCCCGGCGGGCCGATCCCGGCGGGCGCCGTCGAGTTGACGTTCGACGCCGACGCGGCCTCGACCTGGAACGGCGACCTCGGCGCGTTCCTGCGGGATCACGGCGGCGAGCCCGGCGGCCGTCTGCGGGTCCGGGTCTCCGGGTCGGGCTCCCGGCCCTTCACGCCGGTCCGGTTCCCCGCCGGGGCGACGGTCGAGATCGTCGTGGAGAAGGCCGTCCCCGCGAAGGCCGGGCCACGCGTCGAGAACCGCGTCGACACGTCGGACGACCGGCCCGCCGGCTCGGAGAAGGCCCCCTTGATCTTCACGCCCGTCGCCACGGCTCAGGGCGACGCCCTGCTCGCGCTGGAGGGGGGATGCCTGTCGCTCGCGGGCCTGCGATTCCGCGTGGAGGATCCTTCGCGAGCGCCCGCCCTGATCCGCGTCGACGACGGCTCGCTGGCGATGCACCGGTGCGAGCTGATCGCGCCCCGGACGCTCGACCAGCCCCCGCCGACCCTGATCTCGTTCCGCGCGGCGACGACCCGGCCCCGACCTTCGCCGCCGCCCGACCCGCCGATCGTGGGGGTCGCGGATCGGCCGGTCTGCCTGCTGACCGAGTGCGTCCTGGCCACCTCGGGCGACGCCCTGCGCATCGAGATCGGCCTGGGCCGGGTCGCCCTCTCCCAGTGTGTCGTCGCCGCGCGCGGGGACGCCTTCACGCTGATCCCGGCCCGGGTGGCCCGCTCGCGTTTCGCGGCCGACCTGACGACGGACCGCTGCACCGTCGCGACGGCCCGCGCGGCCGTCCGGATGTCGGCCTGGCCGGGCGAGTCGCCGGGCCCCGACCGGCCGTGGGTCATCTCAAGCAAGAACACGGCCTTTGTCGACCTGTCCGACCGCACGCCCCGCGAGAGCGTCCTCTTCCGGGCCGACCCCGAGTGCTTCGCGCAGGGACAGGCGTTCTGGCGGCAGAACAACGACGCCATCGAGGTCTTCGGTTTCGCCGCGGCGGGCGAAGCGCCGCTCCCGAACCGGACCCGCGACGTCTTCGCCCAGTGGGTCGATCTTTGGGGCCGCGACCACGTCGTGGACGTCACCGGCCCGCGCCCCGGGGCGACTTCCCCGAGCGTCCGCCTGATCGGCCGGCCCCGCCCCGGCAGGATCGAGGCGGTGGACCTCCTCCTCGACCCCAATCACCACGTCGGCCGGCCGCGGCTGAGCGTCGGGGCCGACCCGAGCGTCTTCGACCTGGGCCGACGCCCCGTGGCCGCACGCCTCCACTGA